A region of uncultured Draconibacterium sp. DNA encodes the following proteins:
- a CDS encoding AAA family ATPase — protein sequence MGKIISLANQKGGVGKTTTTINLAASLAVLEQKVLIIDADPQANATSGLGFDLRNVQSSIYECIVNEVEADKAVLHTGIDNLDIIPSHIDLVGAEIEMLNLPNREKVLKSALETIKDKYDFIFIDCSPSLGLITVNALTASDSVIIPVQCEYFALEGLGKLLNTIKIIQNRLNPELEIEGFLLTMYDGRLNLSNQVLEEVKHHFQEMVFDTVIQRNVKLSEAPSYGKPVVLYDASSKGAINHMNLAREILQRNAMTKMSKDNVVIN from the coding sequence ATGGGAAAAATAATTTCGTTAGCAAACCAGAAGGGAGGAGTTGGTAAAACAACCACAACAATTAATCTGGCTGCAAGTCTGGCAGTACTTGAACAGAAGGTTCTGATTATTGACGCCGACCCGCAGGCGAATGCCACATCGGGTTTAGGATTCGACCTGAGAAATGTACAATCGAGTATTTACGAATGTATTGTAAATGAAGTAGAAGCCGACAAAGCGGTTTTACACACAGGCATCGATAACCTGGATATAATTCCTTCTCACATTGATTTGGTTGGTGCTGAAATTGAAATGCTAAACCTGCCGAACCGCGAGAAAGTGCTAAAATCGGCATTGGAAACGATAAAAGACAAGTACGATTTTATTTTTATCGACTGCTCACCATCATTGGGATTAATTACGGTTAATGCCCTTACCGCGTCTGATTCTGTTATCATTCCCGTTCAGTGCGAATATTTTGCATTGGAAGGACTTGGAAAACTGCTGAATACAATTAAGATTATTCAGAACCGTTTGAATCCGGAACTGGAAATCGAAGGTTTCCTGCTCACCATGTACGACGGTCGTTTAAACCTGTCGAACCAGGTTTTGGAAGAAGTAAAACACCACTTCCAGGAAATGGTATTCGACACTGTAATTCAGCGTAACGTAAAATTAAGTGAAGCACCCAGCTACGGAAAACCAGTGGTACTTTACGATGCAAGCTCGAAAGGAGCAATTAACCACATGAACCTGGCGCGCGAAATATTACAGCGCAATGCTATGACTAAAATGTCGAAAGACAATGTTGTTATAAATTAA
- a CDS encoding bifunctional ADP-heptose synthase, producing MNKAEVDEIFNRFSEIRAIVIGDAMVDTYLWGKVDRLSPEAPVPIVSVTTRENRLGGAANVSRNIQELGATPILFAVVGDDDNGKEFLNLLGKRDVSSEGIFIDPSRNTTVKNRVISSGKQVVRIDEESIDYISAEMENKLINAIKTEMETHPVDVIVFVDYDKGVVTPNLFNTINELAQEKGIPTSVDPKKRNFSNYKNVTLFKPNFKEFVEGTRFPLKKGDLESLRKAAETFKTEQQLKLILITLSELGILIVNGAEEQYYPVAIRDIADVSGAGDTVIGVASLAMAAGLPPKIMALMSNLAGGLVCEKVGVVPVDQTQLKKEMKSQKI from the coding sequence GTGAATAAAGCAGAAGTAGACGAAATATTCAACCGGTTTTCAGAAATACGCGCCATCGTAATTGGCGACGCTATGGTTGACACCTATCTTTGGGGAAAAGTTGACCGCTTGTCACCTGAAGCTCCGGTACCAATTGTATCGGTAACAACTCGCGAGAATCGTCTTGGCGGTGCGGCGAATGTATCACGCAACATTCAGGAACTGGGAGCTACTCCAATACTTTTTGCCGTGGTTGGCGACGACGACAACGGAAAAGAGTTTCTAAATCTTTTGGGAAAACGTGACGTTTCTTCTGAGGGGATTTTTATAGATCCGTCGCGAAATACAACGGTAAAAAACCGGGTTATCAGTTCGGGTAAACAAGTTGTTCGGATCGATGAAGAATCAATTGATTACATTTCAGCAGAAATGGAAAATAAATTGATCAATGCCATAAAAACAGAGATGGAAACACATCCGGTTGATGTGATCGTTTTTGTTGATTACGATAAAGGAGTGGTAACTCCAAATTTATTTAATACCATCAACGAACTGGCACAGGAAAAAGGCATCCCAACTTCTGTTGATCCAAAGAAGCGAAACTTTAGTAACTATAAAAATGTAACGCTTTTTAAGCCCAACTTTAAAGAGTTTGTTGAAGGCACAAGATTCCCGCTTAAGAAAGGCGACCTGGAAAGTCTGAGAAAAGCAGCCGAAACCTTTAAAACCGAACAACAATTAAAGTTGATATTAATAACACTTTCAGAACTGGGAATATTAATCGTGAATGGTGCTGAAGAGCAATATTATCCGGTTGCAATTCGCGATATTGCTGATGTTTCGGGAGCCGGCGACACCGTAATCGGAGTAGCTAGCCTGGCAATGGCAGCAGGGCTTCCTCCAAAAATAATGGCGCTGATGTCGAACCTGGCAGGCGGATTGGTTTGCGAGAAAGTCGGTGTTGTTCCGGTTGATCAAACACAGCTGAAAAAAGAAATGAAATCTCAAAAAATTTGA
- a CDS encoding ParB/RepB/Spo0J family partition protein, with product MMAKRNALGRGLGALIDDAEKMQQGAGLDEIELSKIEANPFQPRTKFDEEALAELSASIKEIGLIQPITLRKVGDNKYQIIAGERRFRASQLAGLNKIPAYVRKAKDDGMLEMALVENIQREDLDSIEIALSYQRLMDELEYTQEELSGRVGKKRSTIANYLRLLKLPAIVQKGLIDKEISMGHARAIISIDDADTQIMIFEQIIKHGLSVRKVEEVVRDLNSTEEKTSDTKKPKFPKEYKLIKTQLDQIFSRQIDFSMNERGKGKITIPFKSEADLERIVKIFENQK from the coding sequence ATGATGGCAAAAAGGAATGCACTTGGAAGAGGATTAGGCGCACTTATCGACGATGCTGAAAAAATGCAGCAAGGCGCCGGACTGGATGAAATAGAATTAAGCAAGATTGAAGCAAATCCTTTTCAACCCCGCACAAAATTTGATGAAGAGGCACTGGCAGAGCTTTCAGCCTCGATCAAAGAAATTGGATTGATACAGCCCATTACCTTACGAAAAGTTGGCGACAACAAATACCAGATCATTGCCGGAGAGCGTCGTTTCAGAGCATCGCAACTGGCAGGACTGAATAAAATACCGGCTTATGTGCGCAAAGCCAAAGACGATGGTATGTTGGAGATGGCGCTGGTGGAAAACATTCAGCGCGAAGACCTCGACTCCATTGAAATTGCACTAAGCTACCAACGCCTGATGGACGAGTTGGAATACACGCAGGAAGAACTGAGTGGCCGTGTAGGGAAAAAACGCTCTACCATTGCCAACTATCTGCGTTTGTTAAAACTTCCGGCCATAGTTCAGAAAGGATTAATCGACAAAGAAATATCGATGGGTCATGCACGCGCCATCATTAGTATTGATGATGCCGATACGCAGATTATGATCTTCGAACAGATTATTAAACACGGGCTTTCGGTTCGGAAAGTGGAGGAAGTTGTTCGCGATTTAAACTCTACGGAAGAAAAAACAAGCGATACAAAAAAACCTAAGTTCCCGAAAGAATATAAACTAATAAAAACGCAGCTTGACCAGATTTTCAGCCGACAAATCGACTTCTCGATGAACGAGAGGGGAAAAGGAAAGATTACCATTCCTTTTAAGTCGGAAGCCGACCTGGAAAGAATTGTTAAAATATTTGAAAATCAAAAATAA